One Corynebacterium uterequi DNA segment encodes these proteins:
- a CDS encoding YigZ family protein, with protein sequence MHTSYRIPADGLYTHELDIKRSRFITSLRRVRGEDDARAFINEVKARYPDARHNCSAYVVHVDDANPIERSSDDGEPSGTAGRPMLEQLKGSGMRDIAAVVTRYFGGIKLGAGGLVHAYSEAVGLTLESVPQRTRSLRELYLVEASHADAGRLEAELRARGVAVTDADYGASVTLTVAVAPGSRDGLADMLAALTRGQAEPVEAGTAWVED encoded by the coding sequence ATGCACACCTCCTACCGCATACCCGCCGACGGCCTCTACACCCACGAACTCGACATCAAGCGCTCCCGCTTCATCACTAGCCTCCGCCGCGTGCGGGGGGAGGACGACGCCCGCGCCTTCATCAACGAGGTCAAGGCGCGCTACCCCGACGCCCGCCATAATTGCTCGGCCTACGTCGTGCACGTCGACGACGCGAATCCCATCGAGCGATCCTCCGACGACGGGGAGCCCTCCGGCACCGCCGGGCGGCCCATGCTGGAACAGCTCAAAGGCTCCGGAATGCGTGATATTGCGGCAGTGGTCACCCGCTACTTCGGCGGGATCAAGCTCGGCGCTGGAGGGCTCGTGCACGCCTATTCGGAGGCCGTCGGGCTCACTCTGGAGTCGGTTCCGCAGCGCACTCGCAGCCTGCGCGAGCTCTACCTCGTGGAGGCAAGCCACGCCGACGCCGGCCGGCTGGAGGCCGAGCTGCGCGCTCGCGGAGTGGCGGTTACCGACGCTGACTACGGAGCGTCGGTGACGCTGACCGTGGCGGTGGCCCCCGGCAGCCGCGACGGCCTCGCCGACATGCTCGCCGCGCTGACCCGTGGGCAGGCCGAACCCGTGGAAGCCGGTACGGCGTGGGTGGAGGACTAA
- the treZ gene encoding malto-oligosyltrehalose trehalohydrolase — protein MNNYEVWAPNAEAVRLCIDGATTPLTEGERGWWRSDRTPVAGERYQYQLLRDGEWSIPLPDPRSRRQPAGIHGPSAVVADDFCWTDGAYPGRELRGAVLYELHVGTFSPEGTFDGVIDRLDHLADLGVNAIELMPVQPFGGQRNWGYDGVDWFAVHEAYGGPEGLKRLVDAAHGRGIGVVLDVVYNHFGADGNYAGFFGPYTAGGATGWGEVVNVSGASSDEVRAYILDAVRQWLAEFHIDGLRLDAVHAIDDRLAVSLFEELADVAAEVSAATGVPRLLIAESDLNDPRLIAAREDGGYGLTGQWVDDVHHGIHTLVSGETDGYYSDYGTLDVLAYTLRHGWRFNNDYSEFRARHHGRPLDLERTPAWRLVTYTTTHDQTGNRAAGDRPSQHLSPTKLVLKAALVLTSPYTPMLFMGEEFAAQTPFPFFCSHTSDELNTATREGRIEEFQAMGWEPSSVPDPSDPATFASAKLDWEFSSEQRRVLDAYRRLISLRGELAIPETFLDWEVSHGEGWLVLSAPTYRVLANLSDSPCRLDVGGRLLYAFDAPEVTEHDALLGPWEFAIVAR, from the coding sequence ATGAATAACTACGAAGTGTGGGCACCGAATGCCGAGGCAGTTCGGCTGTGCATCGACGGCGCTACCACTCCCCTGACTGAAGGGGAACGCGGGTGGTGGCGTAGTGACCGGACCCCGGTGGCCGGGGAGCGCTACCAGTATCAGCTCCTGCGCGACGGCGAATGGTCGATCCCGCTGCCGGACCCGCGCAGCCGCCGCCAGCCGGCGGGCATACACGGCCCCTCGGCGGTCGTGGCCGATGATTTCTGTTGGACCGACGGCGCTTATCCGGGCCGCGAATTGCGCGGGGCGGTGCTCTACGAATTGCACGTCGGCACGTTTAGTCCCGAGGGCACGTTCGATGGCGTCATTGACCGCCTCGATCACCTGGCCGATCTGGGCGTCAACGCCATCGAGCTCATGCCGGTACAGCCCTTCGGGGGGCAGCGAAATTGGGGCTACGACGGCGTCGACTGGTTCGCCGTCCACGAGGCCTACGGCGGCCCCGAGGGGTTAAAGCGGCTCGTCGACGCAGCTCACGGCCGCGGCATTGGCGTCGTCCTCGACGTGGTGTACAACCACTTCGGCGCCGACGGCAACTATGCCGGCTTCTTTGGGCCCTACACCGCGGGTGGCGCCACCGGCTGGGGTGAGGTGGTCAACGTCTCCGGTGCCTCGTCCGACGAGGTGCGTGCCTACATCCTCGACGCGGTGCGCCAGTGGCTGGCGGAGTTCCACATCGACGGGCTGCGGCTCGACGCCGTCCACGCCATCGACGATCGCCTCGCCGTGTCGCTCTTTGAGGAACTGGCCGACGTCGCCGCCGAGGTGTCGGCCGCCACCGGGGTGCCGCGCCTACTTATCGCCGAGTCGGATCTCAACGACCCGCGCCTCATCGCCGCCCGCGAGGACGGCGGATATGGCCTGACCGGGCAGTGGGTGGATGACGTCCACCACGGCATTCACACCCTCGTCAGCGGGGAGACAGACGGCTACTACAGCGACTACGGCACCCTCGACGTCCTGGCCTACACGCTGCGCCACGGCTGGCGCTTCAACAATGACTATTCGGAGTTTAGGGCCCGCCACCACGGCCGGCCCCTCGATCTAGAGCGCACCCCGGCCTGGCGGCTGGTGACGTACACAACCACGCACGACCAGACCGGAAACCGCGCCGCCGGGGATCGCCCGTCGCAGCACCTCTCCCCGACCAAGCTCGTCCTCAAGGCGGCCCTGGTGCTCACCTCTCCTTACACGCCCATGCTGTTTATGGGCGAGGAGTTCGCGGCGCAGACCCCGTTCCCGTTCTTCTGCTCCCACACCTCCGACGAGCTCAACACCGCCACCCGCGAGGGCCGGATCGAGGAGTTCCAGGCCATGGGCTGGGAGCCGTCGTCGGTGCCGGATCCCAGCGACCCCGCCACCTTCGCCTCCGCCAAGCTTGACTGGGAGTTCTCCAGCGAGCAACGCCGCGTCCTCGACGCCTACCGGCGCCTCATTTCCCTTCGCGGCGAGCTGGCGATCCCCGAGACCTTCCTGGACTGGGAGGTCTCCCACGGGGAGGGGTGGCTGGTGCTCAGCGCACCCACCTACCGGGTGCTGGCTAACCTCAGCGATTCCCCGTGCCGCCTCGATGTCGGCGGCCGACTGCTGTACGCTTTCGATGCCCCAGAGGTCACCGAGCACGATGCCCTGCTCGGCCCCTGGGAGTTCGCGATCGTCGCTCGCTAG
- the ilvA gene encoding threonine ammonia-lyase IlvA, whose translation MTSTQPFEPIHASDVQAAQARISAVIAPTPLQFCPRLSEETGWSVYLKREDLQDVRSYKIRGAYYSISQLEQAERQAGIVAASAGNHAQGVAYACRTMGIPGKIFVPAKTPKQKRDRIAVHGGDMVELVVTGANFDEAAAAARADAAERGATVIEPFDARNTVIGQGTVAAEILAQLTAQGKNLDTVVVPVGGAGLLSGVTSYVADMAPRTKIVGVEPAGAASLAAALTAGEPITLDEVDTFVDGAAVKRTGALNYQIVSAHQDRVTVINSDEGAVATEMLDLYQSEGIITEPAGALSVAGLRQLQLPVGSTVVCIISGGNNDVLRYAEIMERSLIHRGLKHYFLVNFPQEPGQLRSFLTDILGPDDDITLFEYLKRNNRETGTALVGLQLSHAGDLAGLLERIEGSALDCRRLEPGTPEYDFVVAI comes from the coding sequence ATGACCTCTACGCAGCCCTTCGAGCCCATCCATGCATCCGACGTCCAGGCCGCCCAGGCCCGAATTTCCGCGGTCATTGCGCCGACGCCGTTGCAGTTTTGCCCGAGGCTGTCCGAGGAAACCGGCTGGTCGGTGTACCTGAAGCGTGAGGATCTCCAGGACGTCCGCTCCTACAAGATCCGTGGCGCCTACTACTCGATCTCCCAGCTTGAGCAGGCGGAGCGCCAGGCGGGCATCGTTGCGGCGTCGGCCGGCAACCACGCCCAGGGTGTGGCCTACGCGTGCCGAACCATGGGCATCCCGGGCAAGATCTTCGTCCCGGCCAAAACCCCGAAGCAGAAGCGCGACCGCATCGCGGTGCACGGCGGGGACATGGTGGAGCTGGTCGTTACCGGCGCCAACTTCGATGAGGCGGCAGCCGCGGCCCGCGCCGACGCCGCCGAACGCGGAGCGACCGTCATCGAACCCTTCGACGCCCGTAATACCGTCATCGGGCAGGGCACCGTGGCTGCCGAGATCCTCGCGCAGCTCACCGCCCAGGGCAAGAACCTGGATACCGTCGTGGTGCCCGTCGGCGGGGCCGGCCTGCTCTCTGGGGTGACGAGCTACGTGGCGGACATGGCGCCGCGCACGAAGATCGTCGGCGTGGAACCTGCCGGGGCTGCCTCCCTGGCAGCCGCCCTTACGGCGGGCGAACCCATCACGTTGGATGAGGTGGATACCTTCGTTGACGGCGCGGCGGTGAAGCGCACGGGCGCGCTCAACTACCAGATCGTCTCGGCTCACCAGGACCGGGTCACTGTCATCAACTCCGATGAAGGGGCCGTGGCAACGGAAATGCTCGACCTCTACCAGTCGGAGGGCATCATCACCGAGCCGGCCGGGGCGCTGAGCGTTGCCGGGCTACGCCAGCTTCAGCTGCCGGTGGGCTCGACGGTCGTGTGCATCATCTCCGGCGGCAACAACGACGTGCTCCGCTACGCCGAGATCATGGAACGCTCGCTCATTCATCGCGGGCTCAAGCACTACTTCCTCGTCAACTTCCCGCAAGAGCCCGGCCAGCTGCGCTCCTTCCTCACCGACATCCTCGGCCCGGACGACGACATCACCCTCTTCGAGTACCTCAAGCGCAACAACCGGGAAACCGGCACCGCGCTCGTCGGCCTGCAGCTGTCCCACGCCGGCGACCTTGCTGGATTGCTGGAGCGCATCGAGGGCTCTGCGCTCGACTGCCGGCGCCTGGAACCGGGCACGCCGGAGTACGACTTCGTCGTCGCTATCTAG
- a CDS encoding cobalamin-independent methionine synthase II family protein translates to MTNKIRTTHVGSLPRTPELLAANNQRAAGSIDDAEFFEILQHSVNEVVRRQVEMGVDIVNEGEYGHITSGAVDYGAWWNYSFSRLGGLTMTEEDRWAAQDVVRSTPGNIKLTSFADRRDRQIFADAYNDPESGIFAGRAKVGNPKFTGPITYIGQDEVATDVNLLRTAIDAAGAEAGFVAALSPGSAARLKNEHYDTDEQVVQACADALHHEYKAITDAGFTVQLDAPDLAEAWDQINPEPSVADFQDWLKVRIDAINSGLAGLPRELTRLHICWGSWHGPHSTDVPFEDIIDVILEAKVGGFSFEASSPRHAHEWRVWSNRSLPAGTVIYPGLVSHSTNAIEHPRLVADRIVKFAEQVGPENVIASTDCGLGGRLHSQIAWAKLESVVKGAEIATRELF, encoded by the coding sequence ATGACGAATAAGATCCGCACCACCCACGTCGGCTCCCTGCCGCGCACCCCCGAACTGCTGGCTGCTAACAACCAGCGTGCCGCTGGCAGCATCGACGACGCCGAGTTCTTCGAGATCCTGCAACACTCGGTCAACGAGGTTGTCCGGCGCCAGGTGGAGATGGGCGTGGACATCGTCAACGAAGGCGAGTACGGGCACATCACCTCCGGAGCCGTCGATTACGGTGCCTGGTGGAACTATTCCTTCAGCCGCCTCGGCGGGTTGACTATGACCGAAGAGGATCGCTGGGCAGCCCAGGACGTCGTCCGCTCTACCCCGGGCAACATCAAACTGACGTCCTTTGCGGATCGCCGGGACCGGCAGATCTTCGCCGACGCCTACAACGACCCGGAATCCGGAATCTTCGCCGGCCGCGCCAAGGTCGGTAACCCCAAGTTCACTGGCCCCATCACCTACATCGGCCAGGACGAAGTCGCCACCGACGTCAACCTGCTGCGCACGGCGATCGACGCCGCCGGGGCCGAGGCCGGATTCGTGGCCGCCCTCTCCCCGGGGTCCGCGGCCCGGCTGAAGAACGAGCACTACGACACCGACGAGCAGGTCGTCCAGGCCTGCGCAGACGCGCTGCACCACGAGTACAAGGCCATCACTGACGCCGGCTTCACCGTCCAGCTCGACGCGCCGGATCTTGCCGAGGCATGGGACCAGATCAATCCGGAGCCGAGCGTGGCGGACTTCCAGGACTGGCTCAAGGTCCGCATCGACGCCATCAATTCCGGACTCGCCGGCCTGCCGCGCGAACTCACCCGCCTGCACATCTGCTGGGGCTCCTGGCACGGACCGCACTCCACCGACGTGCCCTTCGAAGACATCATCGACGTCATCCTCGAAGCGAAGGTGGGCGGCTTCTCCTTCGAAGCCTCCAGCCCGCGGCACGCGCACGAGTGGCGAGTCTGGAGCAACCGCAGCCTGCCGGCCGGCACGGTCATCTACCCCGGCCTGGTCTCCCACTCCACCAACGCCATCGAGCACCCGCGCCTGGTGGCGGACCGGATCGTGAAGTTCGCCGAGCAGGTCGGACCGGAGAACGTCATCGCCTCCACCGACTGCGGCCTGGGTGGGCGTCTGCACTCCCAAATCGCCTGGGCCAAGCTTGAGTCCGTGGTCAAGGGTGCGGAGATCGCTACCCGCGAGCTGTTCTAA
- a CDS encoding GNAT family N-acetyltransferase: MAIAYRPSTSADLTYIRRLNYLTEVFGDESATPDTAEFLEASRFYVGRWDPQRGGIIAVDEDLDNPAGGAWLIFGTAECHGEGFVDPAFPELAIAVETRYQGRGVGTELMAHALDLARSWDVPGVSLCVHVDNPGARRVYERVGYVAVADAPSGYTTMVYRF; the protein is encoded by the coding sequence ATGGCTATTGCGTACCGCCCGTCGACCAGCGCCGACCTGACATACATCCGACGCCTCAACTACCTCACCGAGGTCTTCGGCGACGAAAGCGCCACCCCGGACACCGCGGAGTTTCTTGAGGCCAGCCGTTTCTATGTGGGCCGCTGGGACCCGCAGCGGGGCGGGATCATCGCCGTCGACGAGGACCTGGACAACCCCGCCGGCGGGGCGTGGCTGATCTTCGGCACTGCCGAGTGCCACGGGGAAGGCTTCGTCGACCCCGCCTTCCCGGAACTGGCGATCGCGGTGGAAACCCGATACCAAGGCCGAGGCGTGGGCACCGAGCTCATGGCCCACGCGCTGGATCTGGCCCGCTCCTGGGACGTGCCCGGGGTATCGCTGTGTGTCCACGTCGACAACCCTGGTGCGCGCCGGGTGTACGAGCGGGTCGGCTACGTCGCTGTCGCCGACGCACCCAGCGGGTACACGACCATGGTGTACCGCTTCTGA
- the dnaE gene encoding DNA polymerase III subunit alpha produces MAKNSSFVHLHNHTEFSMLDGMAKIDLLAEEVSRQGMPAVGMTDHGNMYGSDAFYRKMTAAGIKPIIGIEAYMAPESRFNKKRVSWGTPDQKSDDVSASGAYLHQTMIAENSTGLKNLFYLSSMASYEGQLGKWPRMDAELIAEHADGIIATTGCPSGDVQTRLRLGQYDAALEAAAMWQDIYGKDNFFLELMDHGISIERRVRDELLQIGRQLDLPPLVTNDCHYVLESQAPAHEAMLCVQTGKTLLDADRFKFDGTGYYIKSAEQMRQMWDDMVPSACDNTLWIAERVQDYGEIWEAHPHDRMPIADVPDGETPTSWLRHEVMEGLRARFDGAEIPEEYLTRAEYEIDVIDMKGYPSYFLIVAEIIKHARSIGIRVGPGRGSAAGALVAYALTITNIDPIEHGLLFERFLNPERPSAPDIDIDFDDRRRGEMIAYAAQRWGEDKIAQVITFGTVKTKQAIKDAAKVNFGQPGFQMADRINAALPPAVMAKDIPLSGITDPEHPRYTEATEVRTMIENDPDVARIYETARGLEGVVRQSGVHACAVIMASVRLLDHIPMWKRAADGAIITGWDYPACEAIGLLKMDFLGLRNLTVIGDAIENIKRNRGEEIHLEELTTDDPAVYELLSRGDTLGVFQLDGGGMQELLRRMKPTGFNDIVASLALYRPGPMGVNAHWNYADRKNGRQDITPIHPELDEPLRDILDETYGLIVYQEQIMEISRKVANYTAGEADGFRKAMGKKKADVLAAQYEKFSQGMYDNGYSKSAVDALWGTIEPFASYAFNKSHAAGYGLVSYWTAYLKANYAPEYMAALLTSVGDKKDKSAIYLADCRHLGIKVLPPDVNESEQDFIAVGEDIRYGLGAIRNVGHEVVASIVATRDTKGHFTSFGDYLDKIDLLPCNKRITESLIKAGAFDSLGHPRKGLMLIQEDAVDSVLTTKKAADRGQFDLFAGLGGEAEDNVFGIDVPDQEWERKHELALEREMLGLYVSGHPLDGFEEAIDAQTNTPLTAILAKEVHNKQELIIGGLISAVDRRVSKKDGSPWAIVTVEDHHGASVEILVFSQLYSMVATSIVEDNIILAKVHVTIREDRTSLFCDDLKVPDLGPGGGAGLPLRLTMRTEQCTMEAIRKLKNVLMANKGESDVYLNLVNGDQSTLMVLGEHLRVDRSGALMGDLKATLGAGILG; encoded by the coding sequence ATGGCCAAGAACTCCTCCTTCGTGCACCTGCACAACCACACGGAATTCTCCATGCTCGACGGCATGGCCAAGATCGATCTCCTCGCGGAGGAAGTGAGCCGCCAGGGCATGCCGGCCGTGGGAATGACCGACCACGGCAACATGTACGGCTCTGATGCTTTCTACCGCAAAATGACCGCCGCCGGCATCAAACCCATCATCGGGATTGAGGCCTACATGGCACCGGAGTCCCGCTTCAACAAGAAGCGCGTGTCGTGGGGAACCCCGGATCAAAAGTCGGATGATGTGTCGGCCTCGGGCGCGTACCTGCACCAGACGATGATCGCCGAAAACTCCACGGGCCTGAAGAATCTGTTCTACCTGTCGTCGATGGCGTCCTACGAAGGCCAGCTGGGTAAGTGGCCGCGCATGGACGCCGAACTCATCGCCGAGCACGCCGACGGCATCATCGCCACCACCGGCTGCCCCTCCGGGGACGTGCAGACTCGCCTGCGCCTCGGCCAGTACGACGCCGCACTCGAAGCCGCCGCCATGTGGCAGGACATCTACGGTAAGGACAACTTCTTTCTTGAGCTCATGGACCATGGAATCTCCATCGAGCGCCGGGTCCGCGACGAGTTGCTGCAGATCGGCCGCCAGCTCGACCTGCCGCCACTGGTGACCAACGACTGCCACTACGTTCTGGAATCCCAGGCGCCGGCACATGAGGCCATGTTGTGCGTGCAGACCGGCAAGACGCTGCTGGATGCCGACCGCTTCAAGTTCGACGGCACCGGCTACTACATCAAGTCCGCGGAACAGATGCGCCAGATGTGGGACGACATGGTGCCGTCGGCGTGCGATAACACCCTGTGGATCGCCGAGCGAGTCCAGGATTACGGGGAGATCTGGGAGGCCCACCCGCACGACCGGATGCCCATCGCCGACGTCCCCGACGGAGAGACGCCGACGTCGTGGCTGCGCCACGAGGTGATGGAAGGGCTTCGTGCCCGCTTCGACGGCGCCGAGATCCCCGAGGAGTACCTCACTCGCGCCGAGTATGAGATCGACGTCATCGACATGAAGGGCTACCCGTCCTACTTCCTCATCGTCGCCGAGATCATCAAGCACGCCCGCTCCATCGGCATCCGCGTCGGTCCGGGCCGTGGTTCCGCAGCCGGCGCGCTCGTCGCCTACGCGCTGACGATCACGAACATTGACCCAATCGAACACGGCCTGCTCTTCGAGCGATTCCTCAATCCGGAACGCCCTAGCGCCCCCGATATCGATATCGACTTCGACGACCGCCGCCGCGGCGAAATGATCGCCTACGCGGCGCAGCGCTGGGGCGAGGACAAGATCGCCCAGGTCATCACCTTCGGCACGGTCAAGACCAAGCAGGCCATCAAGGACGCCGCGAAGGTCAACTTCGGCCAGCCCGGGTTCCAGATGGCGGACCGGATCAACGCCGCGCTGCCGCCGGCAGTCATGGCCAAGGACATCCCGCTATCGGGTATCACCGACCCCGAGCACCCGCGCTATACCGAGGCGACCGAGGTGCGCACCATGATCGAGAACGATCCCGATGTTGCCAGGATCTACGAGACCGCCCGCGGCCTGGAGGGCGTGGTGCGCCAGTCCGGCGTGCACGCCTGTGCGGTGATTATGGCCAGCGTGCGCCTGCTCGATCACATTCCGATGTGGAAGCGCGCCGCCGATGGGGCCATCATCACCGGCTGGGACTACCCGGCATGCGAAGCCATCGGCCTGCTGAAGATGGACTTTCTTGGTCTGCGCAACCTCACCGTCATCGGTGACGCAATCGAGAACATCAAGCGCAATCGCGGTGAAGAGATTCACCTGGAGGAGCTGACCACCGACGACCCGGCCGTGTACGAATTGCTCAGTCGCGGCGACACCCTTGGCGTGTTCCAGCTCGATGGCGGCGGCATGCAGGAGCTGCTGCGTCGCATGAAGCCGACGGGCTTCAACGACATCGTCGCCTCGCTGGCGCTCTATCGTCCGGGGCCGATGGGCGTTAACGCCCACTGGAACTACGCCGACCGCAAGAACGGCCGGCAGGACATCACTCCGATCCACCCGGAGCTCGACGAGCCGCTGCGCGACATCCTCGACGAAACCTACGGCCTCATCGTCTACCAGGAGCAGATCATGGAGATCTCCCGCAAGGTGGCGAACTACACGGCCGGCGAGGCCGACGGCTTCCGCAAGGCCATGGGTAAGAAGAAGGCCGATGTGCTGGCCGCGCAGTACGAGAAATTCTCCCAGGGTATGTACGACAACGGCTATTCGAAGTCCGCCGTCGACGCGCTGTGGGGGACCATCGAGCCCTTCGCCTCCTACGCCTTCAACAAGTCCCACGCCGCCGGCTACGGCCTCGTGTCCTATTGGACGGCGTACCTCAAGGCGAACTATGCGCCTGAGTACATGGCGGCTCTGCTGACCTCGGTGGGAGATAAGAAGGACAAGTCGGCCATCTACCTTGCCGATTGCCGACACCTGGGCATCAAGGTGCTGCCGCCGGACGTCAACGAATCCGAACAGGACTTCATCGCCGTCGGCGAAGACATCCGCTACGGTCTCGGCGCCATCCGCAACGTGGGCCACGAGGTGGTGGCGTCCATCGTCGCCACCCGCGACACCAAGGGACATTTCACCTCCTTCGGCGACTACCTGGACAAGATCGACCTTCTGCCCTGCAATAAACGCATCACCGAGTCGCTCATCAAGGCGGGCGCCTTCGATTCGCTCGGCCATCCCCGCAAAGGGCTCATGCTCATCCAGGAAGACGCTGTCGATTCCGTACTGACCACGAAAAAGGCTGCGGACCGGGGACAGTTTGACCTATTCGCCGGCCTCGGGGGCGAGGCGGAGGACAATGTCTTCGGCATCGACGTCCCGGACCAGGAGTGGGAGCGCAAGCATGAACTCGCCCTGGAACGCGAGATGCTTGGCCTCTACGTCTCCGGGCACCCCCTCGACGGCTTCGAGGAGGCCATCGACGCCCAGACGAACACCCCGCTGACCGCCATCCTGGCCAAAGAGGTGCACAACAAGCAGGAACTGATTATCGGCGGGCTCATTTCCGCGGTCGACCGGCGGGTGTCCAAGAAGGACGGCTCCCCGTGGGCGATTGTCACCGTGGAGGACCACCACGGCGCTTCCGTGGAGATACTGGTGTTCTCGCAGCTGTACTCCATGGTGGCAACCTCCATCGTGGAGGACAACATCATCCTGGCGAAGGTGCACGTCACCATCCGTGAGGACCGAACGAGCCTCTTCTGCGACGACCTCAAGGTTCCGGATCTGGGCCCTGGTGGTGGGGCGGGGCTGCCACTGCGGCTGACGATGCGCACCGAGCAATGCACGATGGAGGCGATCCGAAAGCTGAAGAACGTGCTCATGGCGAACAAGGGCGAGTCCGACGTCTACCTCAACCTGGTCAACGGCGATCAGTCGACGCTCATGGTCCTCGGCGAGCACCTGCGCGTCGACCGCTCCGGCGCGCTCATGGGCGATCTCAAGGCGACATTAGGAGCGGGCATCCTCGGGTAG
- the rarD gene encoding EamA family transporter RarD, which yields MLYVVGAYLMWGFFPAYFPLLLPASPLEILAHRVLWSAVLMVAVLTASRGWGELARADRRTWARLAAAGVLVTANWGIYVLAVNSSQVASAALGYFINPLVSVLLGLVILRESLTRGQVTSVAVAGVGVAWLTFQAGEPPLVALGLAFTFGFYGLIKKRVSLSATASLTAETLVMTPVALAYLLWLGPENTFATEGNSHTVLLMLAGVITALPLFCFGKGAKELPLSTIGMLQYMTPVMQLLWALLVTRETLSAPEWVGYVVILVAVAIFLTDLIRRRRRVPRPARARL from the coding sequence ATGCTTTACGTCGTCGGCGCCTATCTCATGTGGGGATTCTTCCCTGCCTACTTTCCGCTGCTGTTGCCTGCTAGCCCGCTGGAGATCTTGGCCCACCGAGTCTTGTGGTCAGCGGTGCTCATGGTGGCGGTGTTGACGGCGTCTCGCGGGTGGGGCGAGCTGGCTCGGGCCGATCGGCGAACCTGGGCGCGCCTCGCGGCCGCCGGGGTGCTGGTGACGGCGAACTGGGGCATCTACGTGCTGGCGGTCAATTCCTCGCAGGTGGCCTCTGCCGCCCTGGGCTACTTCATTAATCCTCTCGTCTCCGTCCTGCTGGGCTTGGTGATTCTGCGGGAGTCCCTCACCCGCGGGCAGGTGACCTCGGTGGCTGTGGCGGGCGTGGGGGTGGCGTGGCTGACCTTCCAGGCGGGCGAGCCGCCCCTGGTGGCGTTGGGGCTGGCCTTCACGTTCGGCTTCTACGGCCTCATCAAGAAGCGGGTGAGCCTGTCCGCGACCGCCTCGTTGACCGCCGAGACGCTGGTGATGACTCCGGTGGCCCTGGCGTACCTGCTGTGGCTGGGGCCGGAGAACACCTTCGCCACCGAGGGCAACTCCCACACGGTGTTACTCATGCTCGCGGGGGTTATCACTGCCCTGCCCCTGTTCTGTTTCGGCAAGGGTGCGAAGGAACTGCCGCTGAGCACCATCGGCATGCTTCAGTACATGACGCCGGTGATGCAGCTGCTGTGGGCGCTGCTGGTCACCCGGGAGACGCTGTCGGCACCCGAGTGGGTGGGCTACGTCGTCATCCTGGTGGCGGTGGCGATCTTCCTGACGGATCTTATCCGTCGACGCCGGCGGGTTCCTCGCCCGGCGCGGGCACGGCTTTGA